From one Lycium ferocissimum isolate CSIRO_LF1 chromosome 5, AGI_CSIRO_Lferr_CH_V1, whole genome shotgun sequence genomic stretch:
- the LOC132055921 gene encoding RINT1-like protein MAG2, producing the protein MDPITRTLPPPSSLSTSVVSFLNGKLNAKEDLEQAPALLSELRSQCHALDQSLSDLNTQLRSYLINHASHSDRTGVLLRDIDAKLGDLHLASSSSSSDGGSGKVLGEELPALAKEVARVDTVRTYAETALKLDTLVGDIEDAVSSTVKRTLRREPSTKSSEEMRVVAIRTLKLTEDTLRLVAKTHPQWTRLVSAVDHRVDRSLAILRPQAIADHRSLLTSLGWPPPLSTLNSLGPESKGSTDVQNPLFTMKGNLKQQYCESFLALCSLQELQRQRKSRQLEGQNREIALNQPLWAIEELVNPISIASQRHFSKWVDKPEYIFALVYKVTRDYVDSMDELLQPLVDEAMLSGYSCREEWISAMVTSLSTYLAKEIFPMYASQLVDEDGTSGMHSQARISWLHLIDQMIAFDKRVQNLASHSGILFSLQEDGKLEKLSSFSVFIDRPDWLDLWADIELTDAFDKLKPEIENERSWSTQIRGVSVLSAQEDSKSPAIASAFHQRFSSVIDRCRSLPSIQLRSRFLKLSGAPIIHRFLGCLLFRCQEAEGLTALTDNDALMKVAKSVNAARYFESLLKEWCEDIFFLELGLDQVTQLDTSTDGNGFGLEESSGNGILYEEIRRLEEFRTGWVEKLSTVVLRGFDVCCRDYLKNKKQWQEKGEEGWMVSQSFVGALDYLQGKMSVLEEGLNRMDFVGVWRSLAPGLDKLIFNGILMTNAKFSDGGVERLSNDLAVLFGVFGAWCLRPEGFFPKLSEGLKLLKMGKKQLQNCLVGGEIWLKENKIRHLTAAETEKVAKNRI; encoded by the exons ATGGACCCGATAACCCGAACTCTACCTCCACCCTCATCTCTATCCACGTCAGTCGTTTCTTTCCTCAACGGTAAACTCAACGCAAAAGAAGACCTTGAACAGGCTCCGGCTCTACTTTCGGAGCTCCGAAGTCAGTGTCATGCTCTCGATCAAAGCCTTTCGGATCTAAATACACAGCTCCGTAGCTATCTCATTAACCACGCTTCACATTCGGATCGAACTGGTGTTCTTCTCCGAGATATAGATGCCAAATTAGGAGATCTTCACTTagcttcttcctcttcttcatcAG ATGGAGGATCAGGGAAGGTACTGGGAGAGGAGCTACCGGCATTGGCTAAGGAGGTTGCTAGGGTTGATACTGTGCGAACATATGCAG AGACGGCATTGAAGCTTGATACTTTGGTTGGTGACATCGAAGATGCTGTCTCGTCCACTGTGAAGAGAACTCTGAGGAGAGAACCATCGACAAAAAGTTCAGAA GAGATGCGGGTTGTTGCCATCAGAACACTAAAGTTAACTGAAGACACACTAAGATTAGTGGCAAAAACACATCCTCAGTGGACACGACTTGTGTCAGCAGTTGATCATAGAGTTGATCGATCTCTAGCCATTTTAAGACCTCAGGCTATTGCAGATCACAGATCCCTTCTGACTTCCCTTGGCTGGCCTCCACCTCTGTCCACTTTAAATTCCTTAGGCCCAGAGTCAAAGGGGTCAACTGATGTCCAGAATCCACTTTTCACAATGAAAGGGAACCTTAAACAACAATATTGTGAAAGTTTTCTAGCATTGTGCAGTCTGCAGGAACTGCAGCGGCAAAGAAAATCTCGTCAACTTGAGGGACAGAATAGAGAAATTGCGTTGAACCAGCCACTTTGGGCCATTGAAGAGCTTGTCAATCCTATATCAATTGCATCTCAGCGCCACTTCTCCAAGTGGGTTGATAAACCAGAGTACATATTTGCCCTTGTATACAAGGTGACTCGGGATTATGTTGATTCCATGGACGAGTTACTGCAGCCACTGGTGGATGAGGCGATGCTGTCAGGTTACAGTTGCAGAGAAGAATGGATCTCAGCTATGGTTACTTCTCTATCAACGTACTTGGCAAAAGAAATATTTCCCATGTATGCTAGTCAGCTGGTGGATGAAGATGGCACAAGTGGAATGCACTCGCAGGCTAGGATATCCTGGCTCCATCTTATTGATCAGATGATAGCATTTGATAAGCGAGTCCAAAATCTTGCTTCACACTCGGGTATCTTGTTTTCTTTGCAGGAAGATGGAAAACTAGAGaaactttcatcattttctgTATTTATTGACAGGCCTGATTGGCTTGACTTGTGGGCTGATATAGAGCTTACTGATGCATTTGATAAATTGAAACCTGAGATTGAGAATGAAAGAAGTTGGTCGACGCAAATTCGTGGAGTTTCTGTTCTATCAGCCCAAGAAGACAGCAAGTCTCCAGCGATTGCCAGTGCCTTTCATCAGCGTTTTTCGTCTGTTATTGATCGTTGTCGATCACTGCCTAGCATACAGTTGCGttcaagatttttgaaattgagTGGGGCACCAATAATACACAGGTTTTTGGGCTGTTTGCTTTTCAGGTGCCAAGAAGCTGAAGGGTTAACTGCCTTGACAGATAATGATGCTTTGATGAAAGTTGCTAAGTCTGTAAATGCTGCACGTTATTTTGAGTCTCTTTTAAAGGAATGGTGCGAAGATATCTTTTTTCTTGAGTTGGGGCTGGACCAGGTTACTCAGTTGGACACATCTACGGATGGAAATGGTTTTGGTTTAGAGGAATCGTCTGGAAATGGAATTCTTTATGAAGAAATAAGGAGGTTGGAGGAATTTAGAACAGGGTGGGTTGAGAAGCTGTCTACGGTTGTTTTGAGGGGATTCGATGTTTGCTGCAGAGATTATCTAAAGAACAAGAAGCAGTGGCAGGAAAAAGGTGAAGAAGGGTGGATGGTATCCCAGTCTTTTGTTGGGGCATTAGATTATCTGCAAGGAAAGATGTCAGTACTTGAAGAAGGTTTGAACAGAATGGACTTTGTTGGGGTCTGGAGAAGTTTGGCCCCTGGGCTAGACAAGTTAATTTTTAATGGTATTTTGATGACCAATGCTAAGTTTTCTGACGGCGGAGTTGAGAGGCTTAGCAATGATTTGGCAGTTTTATTCGGGGTGTTTGGAGCTTGGTGTTTAAGACCTGAGGGTTTCTTCCCCAAATTGAGTGAAGGTCTGAAGCTATTGAAAATGGGAAAGAAGCAGCTCCAGAATTGTTTGGTAGGAGGTGAAATATGGTTAAAAGAGAACAAGATAAGACATTTGACAGCAGCCGAGACAGAAAAAGTAGCGAAGAATAGGATATAA